The following nucleotide sequence is from Azospirillum brasilense.
AGCGGCGGACGGAGCGCCGGCTCGAAGTAGGTCAGCGCCTTGGAGATGCCGTGGCGAACCGCGCCGGCCTGACCGGACAGACCACCGCCGGCCACCGTGACCATCACGTCGAACTGGTCGGCGCGGTCGGTGATGCCGAACGGCTGGGCGATCATCATGCGCAGCACGGGGCGGGCGAAGTAGACTTCCTGATCGCGGCCGTTGATGACGATCTTGCCGGAGCCCGGCTTGATCCACACGCGGGCGACGGCGTCCTTGCGCTTGCCGGTGGCGTAGGCGCGGCCCTGGGCGTCCAGCTTCGGGGCGACCACTTCGGCGGAGGCGGCGGCCGGAGCGGCAGCGATGTCCTTCAGGCCGGAAAGGGTGGTGGTAACCTGAGCCATTGGATTACGCGCTCCGCTTATTCTTCGGGTTCATGGCCGCAACGTCGAGAGCGACCGGCTGCTGCGCCTCGTGCGGGTGGGCGGCGCCCTTGTAGACCTTCAGGTGGGTCATCACCTTGCGGCCGAGCGGACCGCGCGGAACCATGCGCTCCACGGCCTTCTCGATCACGCGTTCCGGGTACTTGCCGTCCAGGATCTGGCCCTTGGAACGGCCCTTGATGCCGCCCGGATAACCGGTGTGCCAGTAGAAGATGTCGTCCTGGCGCTTGTTGCCGGTCAGCTTGACCTTCTCCGCGTTGATCACGACGACATGGTCGCCGCAATCCATGTGCGGGGTGAAGGTCGGCTTGTTCTTGCCGCGCAGGATGTTCGCCAGGATGCTGGCAAGCCGGCCGAGAACGAGGCCGTCGGCATCGACGACGTACCACTTCTTCTCGATGTCGGTCGGCTTCAGATTGAAGGTCTTCATCGCCACACTCGTTGACTAAACGTGGATCGGCGGGCCACCGAAACTGGACGTTCAATCCCCGGGGCGCCGAAGCGGCCGGTGTTGTACGCAGCGCACGGGGACTCTGTCAACGGAAAAATATCTCTTTTATATCAACGGCCTACGGTCGCGGTATCATTTTACCGCGAAAGCAAAGTCATTGATATCATTGGATTTTTCAGGCGTTCTCCGGATCATGGTATCTTGATACCGCGAGCGTCACCGGGTCGTGCGGCGGAATCGAGTAGGTGCCGGTGGCGTGGGCGACCGGCTCCAGATCGCCCTCGGAGAACAGCAGGACTTCGCCGTAGGCCAGCCGCTTGCCCATCTTCAGGATCCGGCAATCCGCGGTGATGGCGACCGGCGCCGGGCGGCGCAGAAAGTTAATGGTCATGCTGGTGGTCACCGCCAGTTCCACCCGCCCGATCAGGCTGAGCACGGCGGCGTAGAGCGCCACGTCGGCCAGCCCGAACATCGCCGGCCCGGTCACCGTGCCGCCGGGACGGACGAAGCTGTCGTTGTAGGGCAGCTTCATGCGCACGGTCCCGGCGCCGAGCTGCTCGATGGTGATCCCGTAATTGCCGACCAGC
It contains:
- a CDS encoding PaaI family thioesterase, with the protein product MSAPVVSAEELEALIREGVPLVGNYGITIEQLGAGTVRMKLPYNDSFVRPGGTVTGPAMFGLADVALYAAVLSLIGRVELAVTTSMTINFLRRPAPVAITADCRILKMGKRLAYGEVLLFSEGDLEPVAHATGTYSIPPHDPVTLAVSRYHDPENA
- the rplM gene encoding 50S ribosomal protein L13, with the protein product MKTFNLKPTDIEKKWYVVDADGLVLGRLASILANILRGKNKPTFTPHMDCGDHVVVINAEKVKLTGNKRQDDIFYWHTGYPGGIKGRSKGQILDGKYPERVIEKAVERMVPRGPLGRKVMTHLKVYKGAAHPHEAQQPVALDVAAMNPKNKRSA
- the rpsI gene encoding 30S ribosomal protein S9, whose product is MAQVTTTLSGLKDIAAAPAAASAEVVAPKLDAQGRAYATGKRKDAVARVWIKPGSGKIVINGRDQEVYFARPVLRMMIAQPFGITDRADQFDVMVTVAGGGLSGQAGAVRHGISKALTYFEPALRPPLKAAGFLTRDARVVERKKYGKAKARRSFQFSKR